The Hordeum vulgare subsp. vulgare chromosome 7H, MorexV3_pseudomolecules_assembly, whole genome shotgun sequence DNA window atagtttgctccggaatgacctattttacccaagttagctccgaaacgacctatagttagctagggttccacctagatgacataattagcttagttagctcctaaatggtctatttaataaaacatgacctatacttagctaattatcctcgaaatgacataattagctccaaaaaggcattctaagcaaatttagcccgaagaaggggacaagaggagaagaaagagggaaaatgaaaggaaggaagaagaagaagagaagaagaagaaagagaaggaggaggataagaagaagaagaagaaggaggagaagaaggagaaggaggagctccttctccttcttcttcctccttcttcctcctccttcttctccttcttcttttcttcttcttctcctcttccttctcctcctcctcttcctccttattttacttcttcttctctttctcttcttctacgtagcttagactcattcaagaaaggctaaattggcttattatcctacgaaatgacataattagctttgttagctccgaaatgacctatttaatcaaaaatgacctatagttagctaagttctctcctaaatgacataataaggcttacgtagctgcaagatgaccaattccccctaacttaggtattaaatggcctataattagcctagctagatccaaaatggcttaataagcatagtttgctccggaatgacctattttacccaagttagctctgaaacgacctatagttagctagggttccacctagatgacataattagcttagttagctcctaaatggtctatttaataaaacatgacctatacttagctaattatcctcgaaatgacataattagctccaaaaaggcattctaagccaatttagcccgaagaaggggacaagaggagaagaaagagggaaaatgaaaggaaggaagaagaagaagagaagaagaagaaagagaaggaggaggataagaagaagaagaagaaggaggagaagaaggagaaggaggagctccttctccttcttcctcctccttcttcctcctccttcttctccttcttcttttcttcttcttctcctcttccttctcctcctcctcttcctccttattttacttcttcttctctttctcttcttgtatgtagcttagactcatccaagaaaggctaaattgcttattatcctacgaaatgacataattagcttagttagctccaaaatgacttatttaataaaaaatgacctatagttagctaagttctctcctaaatgacataataaggcttacgtagctgcaagatgacctattccccctaacttaggtattaagtgGCCTATAataagcctagctagatccaaaatggcttaataagcatagtttgctccggaatgacctattttaccgaagttagctccggaaagacctatagttagctagggttccacatagatgacataattagcttagttagctcctaaatggtctatttaataaaacatgacctaaacttagctaattatcctctaaatgacataattagctccaaaaagacattctaagccaatttagcccgaagaaggggacaagaggagaagaaagaggaaaaatgaaaggaagaaagaagaagaaaagaagaagaagaaggagaaggaggaggataagaaggagaagaaggaggagaagaaggagaaggagctcctccttctccttcttcctccttgctccttctccttccccttcttcttttcttcttcttctcctcttccttctcctcctcctcctcctcctccttcttttacttcttcttctctttctcttattctacgtagcttagactcatccaagaaaggctaaattggctaattatcctacgaaatgacataattagcttagttagctccaaaatgacctatttaataaaaaatgacctatagttagctaagctctctcctaaatgacataataaggcttacgtagcttcaagatgacttattccccctaacttaggtattaaatggcctataattagcctagctagatccaaaatggcttaataagcacagtttgctccggaatgacctattttacccatgttaactccgaaacgacctatagttagctagggttccacctaaatgacataattagctaagttagctcctaaatggtctatttaataaaacatgaactatacttagctaattatcctcgaagtgagataattagctccaaaaaggcattctaagccaatttagcccgaagaaggcactactaggaaaagggctatagataatatagacactaatggcgcaccacgcaagtggtgcgccactactatatagcagtggcgcaccatgtgcaggtgcgccattagtgtgatggacactaatggcgcaccacacacacagtgcgccactactattttttttcttttccaaaaATACGAATGGCACACCGGGGCAGAGTGcgtcattactagtttaactagtaacggcacaccactcacccagtgcgccactactataaatattttttgcagaactactaatggcgcaccaccagctggtgcgccattagtaaccagggttactaatggcgcatttgtaggtggtgcgccattagtatcctgATATTTTGAACAGCCACCTACCACCACTCCTTTGATCTTGCGCGCTCAATGTCTACCACTCCCGCGTTACAACTAACAAAATATCTCGAAATATTCAGATCACACGCTCGATCTCTACTCCAACACCGCCGCCGCTCCCGATTCACCCTACCTCAGCCGAATTTCCATCGTTCTCCCTTCCGCTCCTCGCCTCGCCCGGACCCCGGCCGGAttcctgcaggagaaggaggaggaggaggggatgggGAGGGAGGACCGGTTCCCGCTCTGGGAGGCCGCGCTCGGCGCCGGGGTCGCCGCCGTCTTCGCCGCGGTCCTCGTCGGGGTCTACCTCTCCATGCTAGACTCCGACTACAGCTTCCTCAAGTTGCCCCGCAACCTCCACGAACTACAAATCCTCACGTAATCACCACCATCCTATTCTCCATTTCGTTTCTATACAAGTTTCGGTTGGTGCGTCGTCGGTTGCGTCCCCCCGTCTTTTCCGGGCAATCGCATGCCGCAAGTTTCCCCATTCGTGTTGTTTTCCCGGCGGGCGTGCACGCATGCTCATCTTCCTCCTTTATGTTCAAATTGGAAGTGGAATAGAGGCGATTCGATTTTGCGTTCCGTTTATTATTTGCCTAGAGCGCGTCGGTTTAACTGGATCTACCAGCCAGTAGATTCACAGATTCATCGTGCCATTGCGTTCTACGCAAAGATTTTGGGGGTAGGTTTTCAATGCGGAAATCACCTGCTCCTCACGGATCCAAGCCTTATGAATGGAACAGTTGGTTGATGCTAGTTCTCAACGAATTAGTGATGGTTGTCTCTTGATTTGGGAACGACCTCACCCTTGGTTTGGTAGAGCTGTTTGTGTCTATGCCAGAAGGGGAACATGGATCTGgttgtaaaaataaataaatcactCAATTCATACTCCATCTTCATGTTTGGCAGTAATTTATTTCAAACTGCTCGTCAAATTTGGGAACACATGACCCTGGAACAGTAATGTGTATCACACATCACCATCTTGTTAGCCTAACAGGGTAGAGCTGAAGTTTAAGCCTACATTTCCAATTGTTACTCTTAACGGGATTGTTGTACCAATTTAGCATGCTTCCCTAGACTAAgctataataataaaagaaatttGACACATTGTTGTACTACTTTATTTTTCTCAAATTACCATGTCGCTTTCTTGCCGCTTTGCCAGCTATTCACGAGATATCCATTGGACCTGGTCCTGGCATGTTACATGTGCCTTCTCTATATTATTGATAATCACCACACGTAACATGTATCTGTTGTAGACGTGTGAGCTATCTGCACGCTTTACAGTTATGCAATGCACATCATCGCGTTATGATTCCATTATTATGGTGATTATTTGCTTAAGCTGAAATACATGTGCACTTGGAGTGTCCAATTGCTTGTGCTACATGCTGATGATGGAAAGTTTTCCCCTCAATTTCTAACCATCAAACTGTTTCCTTGCAGTGGCCATCTTGAGAACTATACCAGTGACTACACCGTACAGGTGTTGATAGGTTACTGTGATGTCTACATTTTCATGCAGACCTTCATGATCCCAGGAACAATATTTATGTCATTGCTTGTTGGAGCTCTATTCGGGCAACTCCGGGGCGTGGCTCTGGTTGTCTTTGCTGCCTCCGCTGGTGCTTCTTCATGCTATTTCCTGTCGAAACTGATTGGAAAACCGCTGGTGTTCATGCTGTGGCCAGACAAACTCACGTTTTACCAGAAGCACGTAATAAGTTCAGCACCAATATTAGTGGATGCGGGTTTTATTTCAACACTATGTAGAGTAATAACTTCTTAAATTTCTGCCGGGATACTTAAAAATATCTTGAATCGCTCTACTCTTTGATATAAGATCCTTCAGGGTTGTGCAGTAACTCATAACTGAACTGGGTGATTTGTCTTCATTTCCATGttgccaaaagaagagaaaagctgttGAATTACATGCTTTTCCTAAGGGTCACCCCAACATTGCCAAATACCTTCATCAACTTAGCATCTCCCATGGTTGATGTGCTCTTCCATACCTTCTTATTGGCAACTCTTATCGGTCTCATCCCAGCAGCCTACGTGACCGTGAGGGTAAATTTACAGGTTCACATATGATGCCTACTAATATACTGCATTTAGTGTGTATACATTGTTTGTTCCAACTTAAATCTCACTGCCTTGTTCATTTCATGTGTTCAGGCTGGGATTGCTCTGGGAGAGCTAACATCGCTCAGCGACCTATACGACACCCAGTCAGTTGCTCTGCTATTCTTGATCGGCGTCGTCTCAGTCACACCAGCATTGCTGAGCAAGGACAAGGCTCAAGAAAAGGCACCAGAAATCGCAGCAGGCGCCTCATGAACACCGAAGAGGAGCCACCTAGCCACCTCTACATACTAAGGCACAGCATGCAATGGCTTCATTGGATTTGGGCCTACAGGCCTTGTGAGGCGGATGACACATGGTTTGCTAGTTCACATGACAACACAACACCACGGCGGGACCTTGGACCCTGAGTCCGCCCATCACCCGCCTGCCGGAGATTTGTGTCGCGCCATGGGAACACTGTATATTCATGTCATTTTCATGCAGACCATCATGATCCGAGGGACAATATTCATGTCATTGGTTGCTGGTGCTCTATTCGGGCAACTCCGGGGCGTGGCTCTCGTAGTCTTTGCTGCCTCTGCTGGTGCTTCTTCCTGCTATTTCCTGTCGAAGCTGATTGGATAACCGCTGGTGTTCGTGCTGGGGCCAGACAAATTCACCTAATGTTTTTGTTGTTTAGCAAGCCTGTCAGAATCGAACTGATTGTCATCCGGCTTATTTGCGATGGGGCAACGCAAAAGAATCGCAACTCTTGAGAGACCAGAGGACGAACATGCGCTGCTTTGTATCAGGTACTTTGATCCACCTTTCCTTCTTGTTTGATATCCATTCAGGGGCCAACCCAGGATAAAAAATGACTGGGGGCACTCATTTATAAGAAAACTGATGAACATATGGATCAGCTGTAGAACATACCTAACCTAGTTCCAGAGTTGGGGATGAGGCTGATGCAGACCTACAATGTGGATGAATGACCAGCGGGCGTAGGTAGCCAGCCGACGGTGGCACAGCAGCGGCCAGAGACAGGCGCTCCTCAGACTCCGTGGAGGGGGGTCGTCGCAACAGGTGGCAACCAAGCCGTCGTTTCGTTTGCTCTATATTTCATTTCCAGGAAGAGTCGAAGCGGTGTTGattgctttctttttcttttctgggCTTTTACAAGGGAGTGGGGGCATGAGACCTCGGTTGACTGGGGGCCTTTCTGGTTTGCATGAAGTTATTTTAGGAACAACTGGGAGGAAACAAGGCACATCTTGAAAGGCAGCATCCTTACCCTCCATCAAGTCATTGCTCTGCAAGTAAGAGAGTTCCCTTTCTCATTCCTAGCATTCTGAATTCCTGATGTAAGCCTGGCAAAATATCTGTGTTTTGATGGAAGGATAAGATTGGAAGAGGCCTTCATATCACTTGAACATCCATTAGTCACAAAATTCCGTCACGAGAAGATTGCTTATCGTGCAATTAAGGTATTTCATCCTATACTGTATGGTTTTTAATTACTCAGATGGATAATGAGTTGAAGCCATACAGCTAGATTACATTAAATGATTTCTGATTCTTTGTGAGCAATGATTGTGAATACAATAAGTGAAGGTTTAAGATGTCTCATCTCTGTTGCAGGATATGGCTTGTGAGTACCAGCAGATGCTTGAGCTTCTTAGAAAGGCCCCATTTATTGGCAGATGGCGTGCTAAGCCAGGATCCGTTGATTCGTTTACAGTTTCATGGTGATGACTAGATCTTGAGGTTCTATGCTGCCTCGCAGAGGCTGGTTCTTGAAGTTTCTTGATTTCACCCCATTTTTAGCAGTTTTGTGTACCAGCTCTTTCAGCTTATTTGTAGCATGTGTGCTTCTGCACAATACTGAAGTTTTGAACAGTGGTAACCTGTAACAAACCTATGAAGCCCTATGATGTTTGGCACCATGAGGTGTTTATATGGATCGGTAACTCTGTAACTCTTATTATTTTAATTGTTGGAGAGGAAAAGAAAAGTAGAAGGAATTGGCACACAATAAATATGTTAACTCTGCGATGTCTGGTCATCActgtgagctatactaatggcacacctaggagtcatactaatggcgcacctgggaggcatactaatggcgcacctgggaggcatactaatggcgcacctgggaggcatactaatggtgcacctgggaggcatactaatggcgcacctcggaggcatactaatggcgcacctcggaggcatactaatggcgcaccatgagctatactaatggtgcagtccctagtgcgccattagtataccaaatACAAATGGCGCacctatggtgcgccattagtaaaaaattctaatggcgtgatgctagtggcgcacctatagtgcgccattagtagccaaaacaggtgcgccacgagctggccttttcctagtagtgaggggacaagaggagaagaaagaggaaaaatgaaaggaaggaagg harbors:
- the LOC123412094 gene encoding uncharacterized membrane protein At4g09580-like, with protein sequence MGREDRFPLWEAALGAGVAAVFAAVLVGVYLSMLDSDYSFLKLPRNLHELQILTGHLENYTSDYTVQVLIGYCDVYIFMQTFMIPGTIFMSLLVGALFGQLRGVALVVFAASAGASSCYFLSKLIGKPLVFMLWPDKLTFYQKHVAKRREKLLNYMLFLRVTPTLPNTFINLASPMVDVLFHTFLLATLIGLIPAAYVTVRAGIALGELTSLSDLYDTQSVALLFLIGVVSVTPALLSKDKAQEKAPEIAAGAS